In a genomic window of Actinomycetota bacterium:
- a CDS encoding helix-turn-helix domain-containing protein yields the protein MDSEFLTAEEVAEYLRLPLSTVYKFVQDKRLPGFKVGKHWRFRKETIIQWTKDQEKDALRVPGSDPEDVTPQKKGQ from the coding sequence ATGGACTCCGAATTCCTGACGGCAGAGGAAGTAGCTGAATATTTACGACTCCCATTATCGACTGTTTATAAATTTGTTCAAGATAAACGGTTACCTGGCTTCAAAGTGGGAAAGCATTGGCGCTTCAGAAAAGAGACGATTATTCAATGGACCAAGGATCAAGAAAAAGACGCCCTTAGGGTCCCTGGCTCTGATCCAGAAGATGTAACACCTCAGAAGAAGGGACAATGA